The following proteins come from a genomic window of Miscanthus floridulus cultivar M001 chromosome 2, ASM1932011v1, whole genome shotgun sequence:
- the LOC136529954 gene encoding uncharacterized protein: MERAAPVRSSHTSTADLLAWPQPQGPAPAATPSPPRRPGQPSEAIRKVVFGGQVTEEEAGSLTKRKPCSAPKWKEMTGSGIFAAGSNGDAGEAAAAAKPARTASRQAISTVSHISFAEDGTDPPKKPTSVAEVAKQRELSGTLQSEADSKMKKQISNAKSKELSGHDIFADTPDSRSNRARNSSNGSTASYTPVKNTNASTFSFGEANTDSVTKTAKKITGKKVNDLTGNDIFKGDAPPASSEKHLSTAKLKEITGSNIFADGKEPTRERVGGNRKPPGGESSIALI; encoded by the exons ATGGAGCGGGCGGCGCCGGTGAGGAGCTCACACACCTCCACGGCCGACCTACTCGCGTGGCCGCAGCCGCAGGgccccgcccccgccgccacgccgtcgccgccgcgccggCCCGGCCAG CCGTCGGAGGCTATCAGGAAGGTGGTGTTCGGGGGTCAGGTCACCGAGGAGGAGGCCGGCAGCCTCACCAAGAG GAAGCCGTGCTCCGCGCCCAAGTGGAAGGAGATGACGGGGAGCGGCATATTCGCTGCCGGGAGCAATGGCGACGCTGGGGAGGCAGCTGCTGCCGCGAAGCCCGCCCGAACCGCCTCGCGCCAG GCGATCAGTACTGTAAGCCACATCTCGTTCGCTGAGGATGGAACTGATCCTCCCAAAAAGCCCACTTCAGTAGCTGAGGTGGCAAAGCAGCGTGAGCTTAGTGGTACTCTTCAAAGTGAGGCAGATAGTAAGATGAAGAAGCAGATATCAAATGCAAAATCCAAGGAGCTCAGCGGCCACGACATCTTTGCTGATACTCCGGATTCCAGATCTAACAGGGCAAGGAACTCATCAAATGGCAGCACAGCCTCATACACACCTGTCAAAAATACAAAC GCGAGCACCTTCTCGTTTGGAGAGGCCAACACTGACAGCGTGACGAAGACAGCAAAGAAGATAACTGGCAAGAAGGTCAACGACCTCACCGGCAATGACATCTTCAAGGGAGATGCGCCACCAGCTTCTTCAGAGAAGCATCTGAGCACCGCAAAGCTGAAGGAGATTACTGGAAGCAACATTTTTGCAGATGGGAAGGAACCAACCCGTGAGCGTGTAGGTGGAAACCGCAAGCCTCCTGGCGGTGAGAGCAGCATCGCGCTGATTTAG
- the LOC136539674 gene encoding uncharacterized protein, whose translation MERAAPVRSSHTSTAGLLAWPHPDGAGSLPARRPNQPTEEFRKVVFGGQVTEEADGHNKTKMRTTGSAPKSKEITGIGIFKAESAAAAVATASRDRQASQITFSQDGTIPPRKPTSVAGVARQRELSHTFESEGDSKMKWQVSSAKSKELSGHDIFADHEDPKPNRSRRSDYGSSAALSPVKNANVSSFSFGEADTDSTVKTAKKKGTSNKSTDLNGKAISERDSAPAEKQPLNRAKPKGMSGSSIFADGKAPTTGDHAGRRTRQPPGGDSSILLG comes from the exons ATGGAGAGGGCGGCCCCCGTGAGGAGTTCCCACACCTCGACGGCCGGCCTGCTCGCGTGGCCTCACCCCGATGGCGCCGGGTCGCTGCCAGCACGCCGGCCTAACCAG CCGACGGAGGAATTCAGGAAGGTGGTGTTTGGGGGTCAGGTCACCGAGGAGGCCGACGGCCACAACAAGACCAAGAT GAGGACGACGGGCTCCGCGCCCAAGTCGAAGGAGATAACAGGGATCGGCATATTCAAGGCcgagagcgccgccgccgccgtcgcaacTGCCTCCCGTGATCGTCAG GCTAGCCAGATCACCTTTTCTCAGGACGGGACCATTCCTCCCAGGAAGCCAACTTCAGTTGCAGGGGTGGCGAGACAGCGTGAGCTTAGCCATACCTTTGAGAGTGAGGGGGACAGTAAGATGAAGTGGCAGGTGTCCAGTGCGAAATCCAAGGAGCTCAGTGGTCATGACATCTTTGCTGATCATGAAGATCCCAAGCCCAACAGGTCAAGGAGATCAGACTATGGCAGCTCTGCTGCTCTGTCACCTGTAAAAAATGCAAAT GTGAGCTCCTTCTCGTTTGGAGAGGCCGACACGGACAGCACAGTGAAAACAGCAAAGAAGAAAGGGACCAGCAACAAGTCTACTGATCTGAATGGCAAGGCCATCTCCGAGAGGGATTCAGCGCCTGCAGAGAAACAGCCTCTGAACCGCGCGAAGCCGAAAGGAATGAGCGGTAGCAGCATTTTTGCAGACGGGAAGGCCCCAACAACCGGAGATCATGCAGGCCGTCGGACCCGGCAGCCTCCTGGCGGCGACAGCAGCATCTTGCTGGGCTAG